A region from the Microcoleus sp. FACHB-672 genome encodes:
- a CDS encoding DUF445 domain-containing protein has protein sequence MNLSDLWLYLTPPIAGGIIGYFTNDIAIKMLFRPYRAYYAFGRQLPFTPGLIPANQERLANKISDTIMGSLLTPGELQNLARRLLETERMQAAILWLLQLALDQVKSDTEQKTAKIMAGVMRDLLGQAFPRILKVLARREDFLEAQLNQIFDQVLLDFQLSEAQASQLSDWLLQAVLPPEVLRQALVDFLTDRNIQVIDEGFREKASGTYWVVANLLGLRNTLTRLRTFCLDEKEEANARLAELIKSLGVRSRLKEWLQNVSLQNLPVSTVRQLRKTLRDSVRGYIQSRGTDLMTGLTQSLDWENIAKLILSRLRSSAVVSSSLQLVSVELALILERYLERDLENIVAKTIPILNIDQVIIDRVKATSAEDLELAIQGIVKSELQAIVNLGGVLGIVVGFIQTILLLFR, from the coding sequence ATGAACCTTTCCGATCTCTGGCTTTATCTCACCCCGCCGATCGCCGGTGGCATTATTGGCTATTTCACCAACGATATAGCCATCAAGATGTTATTCCGTCCTTACCGAGCTTACTACGCCTTTGGCCGGCAGCTCCCCTTTACACCCGGTTTAATTCCTGCCAACCAAGAGCGTTTGGCCAATAAAATTTCCGACACGATTATGGGATCGTTGCTGACGCCGGGAGAACTGCAAAACTTGGCGCGTCGCTTGCTAGAAACAGAACGGATGCAAGCGGCAATTCTTTGGTTACTGCAACTAGCACTCGATCAAGTTAAGTCGGATACTGAGCAGAAAACCGCCAAAATTATGGCCGGTGTTATGCGCGATTTGCTGGGGCAAGCTTTTCCCAGAATTCTAAAAGTTTTAGCTCGCCGCGAAGATTTTTTAGAAGCGCAACTCAATCAAATTTTTGACCAAGTTTTACTAGACTTTCAGCTTAGTGAAGCGCAAGCAAGTCAGCTTTCAGATTGGCTGCTTCAAGCAGTGCTACCCCCAGAAGTATTGCGTCAGGCTTTGGTGGATTTTTTAACGGATCGCAATATTCAAGTAATTGATGAAGGCTTTCGAGAAAAAGCCAGCGGCACTTATTGGGTGGTTGCGAATTTGCTTGGCTTGCGTAACACCTTAACGCGTCTGCGGACTTTTTGTTTAGATGAGAAAGAAGAAGCAAACGCTCGCTTAGCAGAATTAATTAAATCTTTGGGAGTTCGTTCGCGCTTAAAGGAGTGGCTGCAAAACGTTTCTTTGCAAAACCTGCCGGTTTCTACAGTGCGGCAGTTACGCAAAACGCTGCGAGATAGTGTTCGTGGCTATATTCAAAGTCGCGGCACCGATTTAATGACGGGATTAACGCAATCTCTCGACTGGGAAAATATTGCCAAATTAATCCTCAGTCGGCTACGTTCTTCGGCGGTGGTAAGTTCATCTTTACAGCTTGTCAGCGTCGAGCTAGCCCTAATTCTAGAGCGATATTTAGAGCGAGATCTTGAAAATATTGTGGCTAAAACAATTCCGATTTTAAATATTGATCAAGTCATTATTGATCGGGTCAAAGCCACCTCTGCCGAAGACCTTGAGCTGGCAATTCAAGGCATTGTCAAAAGTGAATTGCAAGCCATTGTTAATTTGGGCGGGGTTTTAGGTATCGTGGTAGGTTTTATTCAAACCATTCTGCTGCTATTTCGGTAG
- the ubiE gene encoding bifunctional demethylmenaquinone methyltransferase/2-methoxy-6-polyprenyl-1,4-benzoquinol methylase UbiE: protein MSAEQVQAIFNRIAPVYDQMNDRLSVGQHRIWKQMTVKWSGASSGDTCLDLCCGSGDLAQVLAQQVGVAGHVYGVDFSSALLAVAQKREKPWLWPSAAISWVEADALNLPFADHYFDAATVGYGLRNVTDICRCLQELHRVLKPAAKAAILDFHRPSNPLLRSTQQWYLNNIVVPMAQHFGLTEEYAYISPSLDKFPTGSQQEVLARQAGFATSTHYPIAGGMMGVLVVTK, encoded by the coding sequence ATGAGTGCTGAACAAGTTCAAGCGATATTCAACCGCATTGCGCCGGTTTATGACCAAATGAATGACCGGCTGAGTGTGGGCCAGCACCGCATTTGGAAGCAGATGACGGTGAAGTGGAGTGGTGCAAGTTCTGGAGATACTTGCCTGGATTTGTGCTGTGGCAGTGGCGATCTCGCGCAGGTGTTGGCGCAGCAAGTCGGGGTTGCCGGCCATGTGTATGGGGTGGATTTTTCCTCGGCTTTGCTGGCAGTGGCACAAAAGCGCGAGAAACCTTGGCTGTGGCCATCAGCTGCGATTAGTTGGGTTGAGGCTGATGCGCTGAATTTGCCCTTTGCGGATCATTATTTTGACGCTGCGACGGTGGGTTACGGTTTGCGGAATGTTACAGATATCTGCCGGTGTCTGCAAGAGTTGCACCGCGTCCTCAAGCCGGCAGCCAAAGCCGCCATTCTTGATTTTCACCGGCCTAGCAACCCGCTGCTGCGAAGCACTCAGCAGTGGTATCTGAACAATATTGTGGTGCCAATGGCCCAGCACTTTGGCCTGACAGAGGAATACGCCTACATCAGTCCCAGCTTAGATAAATTCCCCACCGGCAGCCAGCAAGAGGTGTTGGCCCGTCAAGCCGGTTTTGCCACCTCCACACACTACCCGATAGCAGGTGGCATGATGGGAGTATTAGTCGTTACTAAATAA
- a CDS encoding response regulator, producing the protein MDNAIPELETIRRQLMSLARPKKPKMLVVDDEPDNLDLLYRTFRREFQVLKAESGVRALEVLQKEGEVAVIISDQRMPEMKGTEFLKKTLPQFPNTVRIILTGFTDIEDLVEAINSGQVYKYITKPWDPNELKAVVERAAENYDVQMQRMEDLRRAQTQTNLISTILQVAQDADSTEACLEPIATAFGKSFLTDVCILQLVDSSALASSQGTYSADGIEDNWLTSDPLVKEAMASHKIQGSVNVPAEPELADVAHYQSSGIQAHLVIPVTYRDTVLALLSLQWKQPCSLREDELTLIHLSAKQVALALNSTR; encoded by the coding sequence ATGGATAATGCTATTCCAGAACTTGAAACCATTAGACGCCAGTTAATGAGTCTAGCGCGACCGAAAAAACCAAAAATGTTGGTGGTAGACGACGAGCCTGATAATCTCGACCTGCTCTACCGCACCTTCCGCCGTGAATTTCAGGTACTCAAGGCGGAAAGCGGGGTTCGCGCCTTGGAAGTGCTGCAAAAAGAGGGCGAGGTGGCCGTGATCATCTCCGATCAACGGATGCCAGAAATGAAGGGAACTGAATTTCTTAAAAAAACGTTACCTCAGTTCCCGAACACTGTGCGGATTATCTTAACCGGCTTCACCGACATCGAAGACTTGGTCGAAGCGATTAACTCCGGACAGGTGTATAAGTACATCACCAAGCCTTGGGACCCCAATGAACTCAAAGCAGTGGTGGAACGGGCGGCAGAGAACTATGACGTTCAAATGCAACGCATGGAAGATTTGCGCCGCGCCCAAACCCAAACCAACCTGATCTCAACGATTTTGCAAGTTGCCCAAGATGCTGACAGTACAGAAGCTTGTTTAGAACCGATTGCAACGGCATTTGGCAAAAGCTTCTTAACGGATGTTTGTATCTTGCAACTGGTAGATAGCAGTGCTTTAGCGTCTAGCCAAGGCACCTACAGCGCCGATGGGATAGAAGACAACTGGCTGACGAGCGATCCCTTGGTTAAGGAAGCAATGGCTTCTCATAAAATTCAGGGATCGGTGAATGTGCCGGCGGAACCAGAACTGGCCGATGTGGCTCATTACCAATCTTCAGGTATCCAAGCCCATTTAGTGATCCCCGTTACTTACCGAGACACAGTTCTGGCGCTTTTATCGCTACAGTGGAAGCAACCTTGCAGCCTCAGAGAAGACGAACTCACCCTGATTCATTTATCCGCCAAGCAGGTGGCTCTGGCGCTCAACAGCACCCGCTAA